The genomic segment AATGCCCCTGCCGTTCTTCTCATCTCCTCCCTTACTAAGTTTCTCAAATACATCGTAAGGGTCATGGCATATCGTTCTGCCATTTCCTTTAAGAATTTATATTCCTCTTCTGAGACATGGGTATTAATTACCCGCTTCCCATTAGGGGGTTTTGCCATCCTTTTCCTCTACTACAAAAATACCACTTTTAAGTTAAAAGTCAAACCTGTTAGATCAGAAGTATTTTACGAAAATAGCAAATTATCTCGCTAAAACTACTCAAATCGGGTATTTTTTAACAAATACTTATTTTTAACCAAAAATGCAAAATGAGTGTATAGCGACTGAAAAAACTTGACTAAAATTTACATTATTATATATGTTATCACCCAAAAAAGTAAAGATGAATTTAGATGAATTTATCAGAGATTAAATCATGGCTTGCATTAGGTCTGACTCCTGGCATTGGTAGTGTTACCTTTAGAAGGTTGATTGAACGATTTGGTTCTCCTGAGGCAGTTTTATCTTTTCCTATAGACGAGATCGAAGATCTATGTGGTATAAAGAAAGAAATAGCGAAGGGTATTTTCAGTTCTGATCGGAGAGAACTGGTTGAAAGAGAACTTTATCTCGCAGAAAAGTATAATATACGGATTCTAACGCTTACTGAAAATCTTTACCCTGTTAACCTGAAACGGATACATGATCCGCCCCCTTATATATATGTGAGAGGGGAATTGCAGGAATTAGACAGATATGCCATTGCTATAGTCGGCTCGAGGGATGCAACTCATTATGGTAAAACTATAGCAGAAAAACTCGCATACGATTTAGCCAGGAAGGGGTTAACAATTGTCAGCGGGATGGCGAGAGGGATTGATACATTTGCCCACAGAGGTGCGATTGCGGCATCGGGTAGAACCATTGCTGTGCTTGGTTCAGGAATAGATATAATTTATCCGCCAGAGAATAAACAATTGATGGAGAAGATTGCAGAGCACGGTGCAGTGATAACAGAGTTCCCCTTTTCTACAAAACCAGAGGCAGGAAATTTCCCTTCGAGAAATCGTATCATAAGTGGACTTTCGCTGGGTGTTGTACTTGTCGAGGCATCATCTGAGAGTGGTTCTCTTATTACTGCTAAGGCAGCCCTTGAGCAGGGTAGAGAGGTTTTTGCTGTGCCAGGTAATATCACATCAAAGACAAGCCGTGGGACGAATATGCTCATTAAAGATGGCGCTAAACTTATCGAAGATGCGGACGATATTATAGCAGAGCTCTTACCACAGATTAAAGGCACTATAAAGGAGAGAGGTGGTAAAGATAGTGTTGAAATAACACTCTCCGAAGAAGAAGCGGTAATCTACAAATATCTCTCCTCTGAACCAGTGCATATAGATTATATTACGAGAGTGTGTGGACTTACATCAGGCACTGTTCTCTCAGTGCTTCTTGATTTAGAACTCAGGGGTGCTGTAAAACAGCTTCCAGGAAAGATGTTTGTTAGGGAGATATAAGTTTGGGAACGAAGACAAAAGCCCTTGTAATAGTTGAATCTCCTGCGAAGGCAAGGACTATAAATAAGTTTCTCGGCAGGGAGTTTATGGTAAAAGCCTCCATAGGTCATGTGAAGGATCTACCTGAGAAGGAGCTCGGTGTAGATATTACGAGGGATTTTCTGCCGAAATATGTAACGATCAGAGGAAAAGGTAAGATACTCTCAGAGATTAAAAAGTCAGCCCGTATGGCCGAAAACATATATCTGGGGCCCGATCCTGACAGAGAAGGTGAGGCTATAGCATGGCATATAGCAGAGGAATTGAATGGATCAAACGAAAATATTTACAGGGTTTTGTTTAACGAAATTACTAAAAAAGCTGTCCTTGATGCAATAGCAAACCCAGGGAAAATAGACCATAATAAAGTAGAAGCACAGCAGGCAAGGAGAATAATGGATCGGCTTGTTGGTTATAAGATAAGTCCATTATTGTGGAAGAAAGTGAAACGAGGACTCAGTGCTGGCAGAGTGCAATCTGTTGCTGTCAGGCTAATTGTTGATAGAGAAAAGGAAATATCATCATTCATACCAGAGGAGTACTGGAGTATAACAGCACACCTGCAGGGGAAAACCCCACCCGATTTTTCAGCCAGGCTTATAAGGCATAAGGGCAAGAAGATAGAAATAAAAAGGGCAGCGGAGTCAGAACAGATTCTCAGGGATCTAAAAGGAAAGCCCTTTATTGTTGATTCTGTTGAAACAAAGGAAAAAAAGAGGTACCCTGTTCCTCCATTTACAACGAGTACACTTCAGCAAGAATCGGCAAGAAAACTGAGGTTTACTGCAAAAAAGACGATGCTTATTTCCCAGCAGCTTTATGAGGGACTGGACATTGGTTCTGAAGGAAGTGTTGGACTGATAACATATATGAGGACAGATTCAGTACGAATCTCTGATGAGGCACGGTCTGAGGCAAGAGGATATATAGTGGAGCGATTCGGTAAGGATTACCTTCCTGTAAAGTTACCAATTTATACAAGTAGAAGAGGTGCGCAGGAGGCGCATGAGGCTATACGACCGACATCGGTTCTGAGAGAGCCAGATTCTATAAGAAGATACCTCACAAGAGACCAGTATGAGATTTACAGGATAATCTGGATGAGATTTATAGCAAGCCAGATGAATCCAGCCCTGATTGATCAGACATCTGTGGACATAAAGGCAGGGGATTATATATTTAGAGCTACAGGGACAACAGTGAAGTTTCATGGATTTATGACAGTTTATACAGAAGGGATGGATGAGGATAAAGGTAAAGGGATTGAAGATGAGGGAGAGGTGCTTCCACCACTACCGGTTGGTGAGCCTTTAAAGGTTCTTGGTATAGAACCAAGACAACACTTTACTCAACCACCGCCAAGATATACAGAGGCATCACTTGTAAAGACGCTGGAAGAAAAAGGCATTGGAAGACCAAGCACATATGCAACCATCCTTTCAACGATACAGGAGAGGGAATATGTCAAAAAGATAGAAAACAGGTTTCATCCAACAGAACTCGGAGTGATTGTAAATGATCTTTTAGTAGCAAACTTCCCAGATCTTCTCGATGTAACATTTACCGCAAAGATGGAAGAAGAACTTGATAAGATTGAAGAGGGGAATCTTAGGTGGGTCGAGGTGTTGAAGGATTTCTACAGCCCATTCAGTAAGAGTCTTGAGTCCGCATTCAAAAACATGAAAAGTATAAAATCAGAAGAGATACCTACGGATATTCTGTGCGATAAATGTGGTAGGAAAATGGTTATAAAATGGGGGAGGCATGGTCAATTCCTTGCATGTTCTGGTTATCCTGAATGTAAGAATGCAAAAAGGTTTACAAAGGAAGAATCTGGTATCCTTAGTGTAATCGAAGAAGAGAAAACAGAGGAGCTTTGTGAAAAATGTGGAGAGCCTATGGTAATAAAAAAGGGAAGGTTCGGCAAATTTCTCGCCTGTTCTCAGTATCCATTATGCAAATACACAAAGCCCATAAACACAGGTGTCAGATGCCCTGAAGCAGAATGCAAGGGTTTCTTGATAGAACGAAGCACAAAGAGAAGAAAAAAATTCTACAGTTGTAGCAACTATCCTGAATGTAAATTTGCGATATGGGATAAACCGGTTACTGAGGAGT from the Nitrospirota bacterium genome contains:
- the dprA gene encoding DNA-processing protein DprA, with product MNLSEIKSWLALGLTPGIGSVTFRRLIERFGSPEAVLSFPIDEIEDLCGIKKEIAKGIFSSDRRELVERELYLAEKYNIRILTLTENLYPVNLKRIHDPPPYIYVRGELQELDRYAIAIVGSRDATHYGKTIAEKLAYDLARKGLTIVSGMARGIDTFAHRGAIAASGRTIAVLGSGIDIIYPPENKQLMEKIAEHGAVITEFPFSTKPEAGNFPSRNRIISGLSLGVVLVEASSESGSLITAKAALEQGREVFAVPGNITSKTSRGTNMLIKDGAKLIEDADDIIAELLPQIKGTIKERGGKDSVEITLSEEEAVIYKYLSSEPVHIDYITRVCGLTSGTVLSVLLDLELRGAVKQLPGKMFVREI
- the topA gene encoding type I DNA topoisomerase, whose protein sequence is MGTKTKALVIVESPAKARTINKFLGREFMVKASIGHVKDLPEKELGVDITRDFLPKYVTIRGKGKILSEIKKSARMAENIYLGPDPDREGEAIAWHIAEELNGSNENIYRVLFNEITKKAVLDAIANPGKIDHNKVEAQQARRIMDRLVGYKISPLLWKKVKRGLSAGRVQSVAVRLIVDREKEISSFIPEEYWSITAHLQGKTPPDFSARLIRHKGKKIEIKRAAESEQILRDLKGKPFIVDSVETKEKKRYPVPPFTTSTLQQESARKLRFTAKKTMLISQQLYEGLDIGSEGSVGLITYMRTDSVRISDEARSEARGYIVERFGKDYLPVKLPIYTSRRGAQEAHEAIRPTSVLREPDSIRRYLTRDQYEIYRIIWMRFIASQMNPALIDQTSVDIKAGDYIFRATGTTVKFHGFMTVYTEGMDEDKGKGIEDEGEVLPPLPVGEPLKVLGIEPRQHFTQPPPRYTEASLVKTLEEKGIGRPSTYATILSTIQEREYVKKIENRFHPTELGVIVNDLLVANFPDLLDVTFTAKMEEELDKIEEGNLRWVEVLKDFYSPFSKSLESAFKNMKSIKSEEIPTDILCDKCGRKMVIKWGRHGQFLACSGYPECKNAKRFTKEESGILSVIEEEKTEELCEKCGEPMVIKKGRFGKFLACSQYPLCKYTKPINTGVRCPEAECKGFLIERSTKRRKKFYSCSNYPECKFAIWDKPVTEECPQCGMHFLVEKWKSDGSLQLKCIKKNCGYKRDYSDNPVT